One stretch of Oceanimonas pelagia DNA includes these proteins:
- the lapB gene encoding lipopolysaccharide assembly protein LapB yields MLELLFLLLPVAAAYGWYMGRRGVRQDAQKQSSQFSRQYVAGLNFLLSDEPDKAVDLFIELLQVDSETIETHLALGNLFRTRGEVDRAIRIHQNLIARPSLSLEQRHLAMLELARDFFAAGLLDRAEQILNELKDDPDYEQDALELLMTLYQQLRDWEQAIAVAARLKKRLGSKALVPMGHFYCELAEQKWQRQDSRGAISDLKKALRADPGCVRANMRLGAIYMAAGQWSQAAACLQQVMEQDAGFASEVLASLQHCYHQLGQDEAFTVLLEQWVAADCGASAVLMLADRVAEREGQVSAEQLVLAQLQRYPTMKGFYRLMSYHAANAEQGRARASLEMLKALVAEQIKAKPSHRCGQCGFSARSLFWQCPSCKQWGTIKPVRGLDGE; encoded by the coding sequence ATGCTGGAATTGCTGTTTCTGCTGCTTCCGGTGGCGGCGGCCTATGGCTGGTATATGGGTCGCAGGGGAGTTCGTCAGGACGCGCAGAAACAATCCAGTCAATTCTCCCGGCAATATGTTGCCGGGTTGAATTTTTTGCTTTCCGATGAGCCCGACAAGGCGGTCGACCTGTTTATTGAGTTATTGCAGGTCGACAGCGAAACCATAGAAACCCACCTGGCCCTGGGCAACCTGTTCCGCACCCGTGGCGAGGTAGACAGGGCCATTCGCATTCACCAGAACCTCATCGCCCGGCCCAGCCTCTCGCTGGAGCAACGTCATCTGGCCATGCTGGAGCTGGCCCGGGACTTTTTTGCCGCCGGCCTGTTGGATCGGGCCGAGCAGATCCTGAATGAGCTGAAAGACGATCCCGATTACGAGCAGGATGCCCTGGAACTGCTGATGACCCTTTATCAGCAACTGCGTGACTGGGAGCAGGCCATTGCCGTGGCCGCGCGGCTGAAGAAGCGCCTGGGCAGCAAGGCGCTGGTGCCCATGGGCCACTTCTACTGTGAGCTGGCCGAGCAGAAATGGCAGCGTCAGGACAGCAGGGGCGCCATCAGTGATCTGAAAAAGGCACTCAGGGCCGATCCCGGCTGCGTGCGCGCCAATATGCGGCTGGGAGCCATTTACATGGCGGCGGGGCAGTGGAGCCAGGCCGCAGCCTGCCTGCAGCAGGTCATGGAGCAGGACGCGGGCTTTGCCAGTGAGGTGCTGGCCAGTCTGCAGCACTGTTATCATCAGTTGGGTCAGGACGAGGCTTTTACCGTCCTGCTGGAGCAGTGGGTAGCGGCAGACTGCGGCGCCAGCGCCGTGCTGATGCTGGCAGACCGGGTGGCCGAGCGGGAAGGTCAGGTCAGTGCCGAGCAACTGGTGCTGGCGCAGTTGCAGCGCTACCCCACCATGAAGGGCTTTTACCGGCTGATGTCCTACCATGCCGCCAATGCCGAGCAGGGCAGGGCCCGGGCCAGCCTGGAGATGCTGAAAGCCCTGGTGGCCGAGCAGATCAAGGCCAAGCCCAGTCATCGCTGTGGTCAGTGCGGGTTTTCGGCCCGCAGCCTGTTCTGGCAGTGTCCGTCCTGCAAGCAGTGGGGCACCATCAAGCCGGTGCGCGGCCTCGACGGCGAATAA
- the rpsA gene encoding 30S ribosomal protein S1 produces the protein MTESFAQLFEESLKELETRPGSIVKGTVVAIENGIVLVDAGLKSESAIPAEQFKNAQGELEISVGDEVDVALDAVEDGFGETQLSREKAKRHEAWLQLEKAYEDQETVTGVINGKVKGGFTVEVNSIRAFLPGSLVDVRPVRDTTHLEGKELEFKVIKLDQKRNNVVVSRRAVIETENSAEREQLLENLQEGQEVKGIVKNLTDYGAFVDLGGVDGLLHITDMAWKRVKHPSEIVNVGDEINVKVLKFDRERTRVSLGLKQLGEDPWVDIANRYPEGTRLAGRVTNLTDYGCFVEIEEGVEGLVHVSEMDWTNKNIHPSKVVSVGDNVDVMVLDIDEERRRISLGLKQCKSNPWQLFAETHNKGDRVSGKIKSITDFGIFIGLEGGIDGLVHLSDISWNANGDEAVRDFKKGDEIEAVVLQVDPERERISLGVKQIDEDPFNKYLSDNKKGAIVKGTITAVDAKGAVVELEEGVEGYIRVADISRDRIEDASTVLSAGEEVEARFMGIDRKNRTVSLSIRAKDEAEEKAAIDTLNQQQDEVGLSAMAEAFKAAKGE, from the coding sequence ATGACTGAATCTTTTGCTCAACTCTTTGAAGAGTCTCTGAAAGAACTCGAAACCCGTCCGGGCTCCATCGTCAAGGGCACCGTTGTTGCCATTGAAAACGGCATCGTGCTGGTTGACGCCGGCCTGAAGTCCGAGTCTGCCATTCCCGCCGAGCAGTTCAAGAACGCCCAGGGCGAGCTGGAAATCAGCGTTGGCGACGAAGTAGACGTAGCGCTGGATGCCGTGGAAGACGGTTTCGGCGAGACTCAGCTGTCCCGTGAGAAAGCCAAGCGCCACGAAGCCTGGCTGCAGCTGGAAAAAGCCTACGAAGATCAAGAAACCGTGACCGGCGTGATCAACGGCAAGGTCAAGGGTGGCTTCACCGTGGAAGTGAACAGCATCCGCGCCTTCCTGCCGGGCTCCCTGGTAGACGTGCGTCCGGTTCGCGACACCACTCACCTGGAAGGCAAAGAGCTTGAGTTCAAGGTCATCAAGCTGGACCAGAAGCGCAACAACGTTGTGGTTTCCCGTCGTGCCGTGATCGAAACCGAAAACAGCGCCGAGCGCGAGCAGCTGCTGGAAAACCTGCAGGAAGGCCAGGAAGTCAAGGGTATCGTCAAGAACCTGACCGACTACGGTGCCTTCGTGGATCTGGGTGGCGTAGACGGCCTGCTGCACATCACCGACATGGCCTGGAAGCGCGTCAAGCATCCGTCCGAGATCGTGAACGTTGGCGACGAAATCAACGTGAAAGTGCTGAAGTTCGACCGCGAGCGCACCCGTGTGTCTCTGGGTCTGAAGCAGCTGGGCGAAGATCCGTGGGTAGATATCGCCAACCGTTACCCGGAAGGCACCCGTCTGGCCGGCCGTGTAACCAACCTGACCGACTACGGCTGCTTCGTTGAAATCGAAGAAGGCGTTGAAGGCCTGGTACACGTGTCCGAAATGGACTGGACCAACAAGAACATTCACCCGTCCAAGGTTGTTTCCGTGGGCGACAACGTGGATGTGATGGTGCTGGACATCGACGAAGAGCGTCGTCGTATCTCCCTGGGTCTGAAGCAGTGCAAATCCAACCCGTGGCAGCTGTTCGCCGAAACCCACAACAAGGGTGACCGCGTATCCGGCAAGATCAAGTCCATCACCGACTTCGGTATCTTCATCGGTCTGGAAGGCGGCATCGACGGTCTGGTACACCTGTCCGACATCTCCTGGAACGCCAACGGTGACGAAGCCGTTCGTGATTTCAAGAAGGGCGACGAAATCGAAGCCGTGGTGCTGCAGGTCGATCCGGAGCGCGAGCGCATCAGCCTGGGCGTGAAGCAGATCGATGAAGATCCTTTCAATAAGTACCTGTCTGACAACAAGAAAGGTGCTATCGTTAAGGGTACCATCACCGCTGTTGACGCCAAGGGTGCCGTGGTTGAGCTGGAAGAAGGCGTGGAAGGTTACATCCGCGTTGCCGACATCTCCCGCGACCGCATCGAAGACGCCTCCACCGTGCTGAGCGCCGGTGAAGAAGTGGAAGCTCGCTTCATGGGCATCGATCGCAAGAACCGCACCGTCAGCCTGTCCATCCGTGCGAAGGACGAAGCTGAAGAGAAGGCCGCCATCGACACCCTGAACCAGCAGCAAGATGAAGTTGGTCTGAGTGCCATGGCAGAAGCATTCAAGGCGGCGAAAGGCGAATAA
- a CDS encoding DUF3820 family protein, with the protein MAEPLPPGLDRAGLLRIIRRPMPYGKYRGQPLLRLPLAYLCWMERRGWPEGALGAELALVYELKHNGLDLALYGLLTS; encoded by the coding sequence ATGGCTGAGCCTCTGCCGCCCGGCCTGGACAGGGCCGGGCTGCTGCGCATTATTCGCAGACCCATGCCTTACGGCAAATACCGGGGCCAGCCGCTGTTGCGGCTGCCCCTGGCCTATCTGTGCTGGATGGAGCGCCGGGGCTGGCCCGAGGGCGCGCTGGGCGCCGAGCTGGCGCTGGTGTATGAGCTGAAGCACAATGGCCTGGATCTGGCGCTTTACGGGCTGTTGACCTCCTGA
- a CDS encoding H-NS family histone-like protein: MTDFLKTLLNIRSLRAAARELTMEQLEEALSKLTMVVEERRESEAEERAKAEEKERKLKEYANMLAADGIDISELAEVVEPSKKASAPRSKRPPKYAYTDENGEYKTWTGQGRQPAVIKKAIENGGSLEQFLINK; this comes from the coding sequence ATGACCGATTTTCTGAAAACCCTGCTCAATATTCGCAGCCTGCGCGCCGCTGCCCGCGAACTGACCATGGAACAACTGGAAGAAGCCCTGAGCAAACTGACCATGGTGGTAGAAGAACGCCGCGAATCCGAAGCCGAAGAGCGCGCCAAGGCGGAAGAAAAAGAACGCAAGCTGAAAGAATACGCCAATATGCTGGCCGCCGATGGCATTGATATCAGCGAACTGGCCGAAGTGGTTGAGCCCAGCAAGAAAGCCTCGGCACCGCGCAGCAAGCGCCCGCCCAAATACGCCTACACCGACGAAAACGGCGAATATAAAACCTGGACCGGCCAGGGCCGTCAGCCTGCAGTGATCAAAAAAGCCATTGAAAATGGCGGCTCACTCGAGCAATTCCTGATCAACAAGTAA
- a CDS encoding LapA family protein — protein MKIIFGLIILAILFAVGLTLGSQNDQLVHVNYLLAQGDYRLSSLLAVVFVAGFLIGWLVFGLVMLRLKMTNKGLNKKVERQQKELEELRALPVKD, from the coding sequence GTGAAAATAATTTTTGGCCTGATAATTCTGGCGATCCTTTTTGCGGTGGGCCTGACGCTGGGCTCCCAGAACGACCAGCTGGTGCACGTTAACTATTTGCTGGCCCAGGGCGACTATCGCCTTTCTTCCCTGCTGGCGGTGGTATTTGTGGCCGGTTTTCTGATTGGCTGGCTGGTGTTCGGCCTGGTGATGCTGCGCCTTAAAATGACCAACAAGGGACTGAATAAAAAGGTGGAGCGTCAGCAAAAAGAACTGGAAGAGCTCAGGGCGCTGCCGGTTAAGGACTGA
- the pyrF gene encoding orotidine-5'-phosphate decarboxylase, whose translation MQTSHHSDPKVLIALDFADEQQAKALVARLDPAQCRLKVGKEMFTLFGPDFVRDLVARGFDVFLDLKFHDIPNTVAKAVAAAAELGVWMVNVHASGGSRMMEAAKAALAPYGDKAPLLIAVTVLTSMTADELNQTGVLRSPAEQVLALARLTQAAGLDGVVCSAQEASLLKSELGPDFKLVTPGIRPAGSDAGDQRRIMTPELALKAGSDYLVIGRPITQAADPAAALAAINAGLHG comes from the coding sequence ATGCAAACATCACACCACAGCGATCCCAAGGTACTGATCGCCCTTGACTTTGCCGATGAGCAGCAGGCCAAGGCCCTGGTAGCCCGGCTGGATCCGGCCCAGTGCCGGCTCAAGGTAGGCAAGGAAATGTTTACCCTGTTTGGCCCCGACTTTGTACGGGACTTGGTAGCTCGCGGCTTTGATGTCTTTCTGGATCTCAAGTTTCACGACATTCCCAACACGGTTGCCAAGGCCGTGGCCGCCGCCGCCGAGCTGGGGGTATGGATGGTGAACGTGCATGCCTCCGGTGGCAGCCGCATGATGGAAGCGGCCAAAGCCGCGCTGGCGCCCTATGGCGACAAGGCGCCGCTGCTGATTGCGGTGACCGTGCTGACCAGCATGACCGCCGACGAACTGAACCAGACCGGCGTGCTGCGCTCCCCGGCCGAGCAGGTGCTGGCGCTGGCCCGGCTCACTCAAGCTGCCGGCCTCGACGGCGTGGTATGTTCCGCCCAGGAAGCCAGCCTGCTGAAAAGCGAGCTGGGCCCGGACTTTAAACTGGTCACCCCGGGCATTCGGCCGGCGGGCAGCGATGCCGGTGATCAGCGTCGTATCATGACGCCCGAGCTGGCTCTCAAGGCCGGCAGCGACTACCTGGTTATTGGCCGTCCCATCACTCAGGCCGCCGATCCCGCCGCCGCGCTGGCGGCCATCAATGCCGGCCTGCATGGCTGA
- the cmk gene encoding (d)CMP kinase: MSEQAPVITVDGPGGAGKGTLCQLLAEQLEWHLLDSGAIYRVLALAALHHNVDLNDEAGLMPLAAHLDVQFPTASGEIRVILEGEDVSRDIRTQQVADAASKVAAFPRVREALLRRQRAFRARPGLIADGRDMGTVVFPDAEVKIFLDASAEERARRRLKQLQDKGFDVSFDRLLSEIQERDDRDRNRAVAPLKAADDALVIDSTELTITQVLDRVLSHTKVKLGR; the protein is encoded by the coding sequence ATGTCTGAACAAGCTCCCGTCATTACCGTGGATGGCCCGGGCGGTGCCGGCAAGGGCACCCTCTGCCAGCTGCTGGCAGAGCAACTGGAGTGGCACCTGCTCGACTCCGGCGCCATCTACCGGGTGCTGGCGCTGGCCGCCCTGCACCACAACGTGGATCTCAATGACGAAGCGGGGCTGATGCCTCTGGCAGCGCACCTGGACGTGCAGTTTCCGACAGCAAGCGGAGAAATCCGTGTGATCCTGGAAGGCGAAGACGTCTCCCGCGACATTCGTACTCAGCAAGTGGCCGATGCCGCCAGCAAGGTTGCGGCGTTTCCCCGTGTGCGTGAGGCACTGCTGCGCCGCCAGCGCGCCTTTCGGGCCAGGCCGGGGCTGATTGCCGACGGCCGCGACATGGGCACAGTGGTATTCCCCGACGCCGAGGTCAAAATCTTTCTCGACGCCAGTGCCGAGGAGCGGGCCCGCCGGCGCCTCAAGCAGTTGCAAGACAAGGGCTTTGATGTTAGCTTTGACCGCCTTTTAAGCGAAATACAGGAACGCGACGACCGCGACCGTAACCGGGCCGTGGCGCCGCTCAAGGCAGCCGACGACGCTCTGGTGATCGACTCCACCGAACTGACCATCACCCAGGTGCTGGACAGGGTGCTGAGTCATACTAAGGTTAAACTTGGCCGTTAA
- a CDS encoding Na+/H+ antiporter NhaC family protein, whose amino-acid sequence MEAHPFIQSVWSLLPPLLAILLAIVTRRVLFSLGLGIVLAALLLQQFNPLAAFSHVASKVFSLFWNDGALNEWNVNILLFLLLLGCIISMLSRAGATHAFAEWAQAHIKSRRQAKAMTGLLVFVFFIDDYFHSLSVGTICRPVTDRFGISRAKLAYLLDSTAAPICVLMPVSSWGAYIIALIGGILAGYGLTGQSPLAAFMTMGAMNFYAIFTLLMVILVIRGKWDLGPMQIHESRALNGELFDQAKGTPPGVHDHQVSGGRVSDLLLAIGGLTLVTVAGLLWTGALVLREAGQAFSLLGALENTNVGRSLVAGGLAGLVICAMALVRERTTGRDWWHTLMVGLKGMLPAIYILLFAWAIAGLIGELETGKYLASLVQQNLPLYVLPAILFVLAGIMAFATGTSWGTFGVMLPIAADMTMAIDAQMLLPGMAAVMAGAVFGDHCSPISDTTILSSTGASCHHIDHVMTQLPYALSMALVSIAGFLALGATGSLLAGFAASALVFALVLGFWGLRRR is encoded by the coding sequence GTGGAAGCTCATCCGTTTATTCAAAGTGTCTGGTCCTTGTTACCTCCCTTGCTGGCGATTCTGCTGGCCATTGTTACCCGCCGGGTGCTCTTCTCCCTGGGGCTGGGTATTGTGCTGGCGGCGTTGCTGTTGCAGCAATTCAATCCGCTGGCCGCCTTTTCCCATGTGGCGAGCAAGGTCTTCTCGTTGTTCTGGAATGATGGCGCACTCAATGAGTGGAACGTCAATATATTGCTGTTTTTGTTGTTGCTGGGCTGCATTATCAGCATGCTGAGCCGGGCCGGTGCCACCCATGCCTTTGCTGAATGGGCCCAGGCACACATCAAGAGCCGGCGCCAGGCCAAGGCCATGACCGGATTGCTGGTGTTTGTATTTTTTATCGATGATTATTTTCACAGTCTGTCGGTAGGCACCATTTGTCGCCCGGTTACCGATCGTTTTGGCATTTCCCGCGCCAAGCTGGCCTATTTGCTGGACTCCACCGCCGCGCCCATCTGCGTATTAATGCCGGTGTCTTCCTGGGGAGCCTATATTATAGCGCTTATCGGCGGCATTCTGGCCGGTTATGGCCTGACCGGTCAGAGTCCGCTGGCGGCCTTTATGACCATGGGCGCCATGAACTTTTACGCCATTTTCACCCTGCTGATGGTGATCCTGGTGATTCGCGGAAAGTGGGATCTGGGGCCCATGCAAATCCATGAAAGCCGGGCGTTGAACGGCGAGCTGTTTGATCAAGCCAAGGGCACACCGCCCGGTGTGCACGATCATCAGGTATCCGGCGGACGGGTATCGGATCTGCTGCTGGCCATTGGCGGCCTGACGCTGGTGACCGTGGCCGGTCTGCTGTGGACCGGTGCGCTGGTGCTGCGCGAGGCGGGGCAGGCGTTCAGCCTGCTGGGGGCGCTGGAAAATACCAATGTGGGCCGTTCCCTGGTGGCCGGTGGCCTGGCCGGTCTGGTGATCTGCGCCATGGCCCTGGTGCGCGAGCGGACCACGGGACGTGACTGGTGGCACACCCTGATGGTGGGGCTCAAGGGCATGCTGCCGGCCATTTACATTCTGCTGTTTGCCTGGGCTATTGCCGGGCTTATCGGGGAGCTGGAAACCGGTAAATACCTGGCGTCACTGGTGCAGCAAAATCTGCCGCTCTATGTGCTGCCGGCCATTCTGTTCGTGCTGGCGGGCATCATGGCCTTTGCCACCGGCACCAGCTGGGGCACTTTTGGCGTGATGTTGCCCATTGCCGCCGACATGACCATGGCCATCGACGCCCAGATGTTGCTGCCCGGCATGGCGGCGGTCATGGCCGGTGCCGTGTTTGGCGATCATTGCTCGCCCATTTCCGATACCACCATTCTCTCGTCCACCGGCGCTTCCTGCCATCACATTGACCATGTGATGACCCAGCTGCCCTATGCCCTGTCGATGGCGCTGGTCAGCATTGCCGGTTTTCTTGCCCTGGGCGCGACCGGCAGCCTGCTGGCGGGCTTTGCGGCTTCGGCCCTGGTCTTTGCACTGGTATTGGGGTTCTGGGGCCTGCGACGGCGCTGA
- the ribA gene encoding GTP cyclohydrolase II → MSSVTRMANSKLPTPWGTFTLVGFEEKGTGKDHAALVMGNVDSGEPVLARIHSECLTGDALFSLRCDCGFQLQAALERIAREGRGVLLYVRQEGRGIGLLNKIHAYHLQDQGKDTVEANVELGFAADMRDYTICADMLHSLGVSALRLMTNNPRKVKAMENFGIRVSERLPLQEGRNPFNEHYLDTKAGKLGHMLKEQD, encoded by the coding sequence ATGAGCAGTGTTACCCGAATGGCAAACTCCAAACTGCCCACTCCCTGGGGCACCTTTACCCTGGTCGGGTTTGAAGAAAAGGGCACCGGCAAGGATCATGCCGCCCTGGTGATGGGGAATGTCGACAGCGGCGAACCGGTGCTGGCGCGCATTCATTCCGAGTGCCTGACCGGTGATGCCCTGTTCAGCCTGCGCTGCGATTGTGGCTTTCAGTTACAGGCGGCGCTGGAGCGCATCGCCAGGGAAGGCCGGGGCGTGCTGCTGTATGTGCGTCAGGAAGGCCGCGGCATCGGTCTGCTGAACAAGATCCACGCCTATCACCTGCAGGATCAGGGCAAGGACACGGTAGAAGCCAACGTCGAGCTGGGCTTTGCCGCCGACATGCGCGACTACACCATCTGTGCCGACATGCTGCACAGCCTGGGCGTAAGCGCGCTCAGGCTGATGACCAACAATCCGCGCAAGGTCAAGGCGATGGAAAACTTTGGCATCAGGGTGAGCGAACGCCTGCCGCTGCAGGAAGGGCGCAACCCCTTCAACGAGCATTACCTCGACACCAAGGCCGGCAAGCTGGGCCATATGCTGAAAGAGCAGGACTGA
- a CDS encoding dicarboxylate/amino acid:cation symporter, with the protein MNASEKKWSLTTRVLLGMGLGVLAGFVIRTLFADVAAVQEYLVNGLFLVGGKIFIASLNMLVVPLIFVSLVCGTSSLKDISTLGRLGGKTLALYLCTTAVAISLALLMGELFRPGEGADLVSSSTFAAREAPSLAEVIINMFPTNPINAMAQGNTLQIIVFAVLFGIAISLAGKPGERIAALFVDLNEVIMKLVALLMNLAPYGVFCLMAQLFTSLGLDAIVNLIEYFLVLAGTLLLHALVTYASLFRVLTGLNPLVFFKKMEDAVMFAFSTASSNATIPVTLETTTRRMGVENRVASFTVPLGATINMDGTAIMQGVATAFIAQAFNIDLSFSDYLMVILTATLASIGTAGVPGVGMVMLAMVLNQVGLPVEGIALIIGVDRLLDMIRTAVNITGDAVVTCVVGKSEGAMNLSRFHDPHAGEKEEDVHFGKA; encoded by the coding sequence ATGAATGCGAGCGAGAAAAAGTGGTCACTCACCACCCGTGTTCTGCTGGGCATGGGCTTGGGTGTGCTGGCCGGTTTTGTTATCCGCACTCTGTTTGCCGATGTGGCCGCGGTGCAGGAGTATCTGGTCAACGGCCTGTTTCTGGTTGGTGGCAAAATCTTTATCGCCAGCCTCAACATGCTGGTGGTGCCGCTGATTTTTGTGTCGCTGGTGTGCGGCACCAGCTCCCTGAAAGACATTTCCACCCTGGGGCGGCTGGGGGGCAAGACCCTGGCCCTGTACCTGTGCACCACTGCCGTGGCCATCAGCCTGGCACTGCTGATGGGCGAGCTGTTCCGCCCCGGCGAAGGGGCCGATCTGGTCTCGTCGAGCACCTTTGCCGCCCGCGAGGCGCCGTCGCTGGCCGAGGTGATCATCAACATGTTCCCCACCAACCCCATTAACGCCATGGCCCAGGGCAACACCCTGCAGATCATCGTGTTTGCGGTGCTGTTCGGCATTGCCATCAGCCTGGCGGGCAAGCCCGGAGAGCGGATTGCGGCGCTGTTTGTGGATCTGAACGAAGTGATCATGAAGCTGGTGGCGCTGCTGATGAACCTGGCCCCCTACGGCGTGTTCTGCCTGATGGCCCAGCTGTTCACCAGTCTGGGGCTGGACGCCATCGTCAACCTGATTGAGTACTTCCTGGTGCTGGCGGGTACCCTGCTGCTGCATGCCCTGGTGACTTACGCCAGCCTGTTCCGGGTACTGACCGGGCTCAATCCGCTGGTGTTTTTCAAAAAGATGGAAGATGCGGTGATGTTTGCCTTTTCCACCGCTTCTTCCAATGCCACCATTCCGGTGACCCTGGAGACCACCACCCGCCGCATGGGGGTGGAAAACCGGGTGGCTTCCTTTACCGTACCCTTGGGCGCCACCATCAATATGGACGGCACCGCCATCATGCAGGGGGTGGCCACCGCCTTTATCGCCCAGGCGTTCAATATCGATCTGTCGTTCAGCGACTACCTGATGGTGATCCTGACCGCGACCCTGGCCTCCATTGGTACCGCCGGCGTGCCCGGGGTGGGCATGGTGATGCTGGCCATGGTGCTGAACCAGGTGGGGCTGCCGGTGGAAGGCATTGCGCTGATCATCGGTGTGGATCGCCTGCTCGACATGATCCGTACCGCCGTCAACATTACCGGCGACGCCGTGGTCACCTGCGTTGTGGGCAAGAGCGAAGGCGCCATGAACCTGAGCCGCTTTCACGACCCCCATGCCGGCGAAAAGGAAGAAGACGTGCACTTTGGCAAGGCCTGA
- the ihfB gene encoding integration host factor subunit beta: MTKSDLIERLAEQYAHLSAKEVENAIKEILEQMASTLQSGDRIEIRGFGSFSLHYRAPRLGRNPKTGEKVELNGKYVPHFKPGKELRERVNPA, translated from the coding sequence ATGACAAAATCCGACCTGATTGAACGACTGGCCGAGCAGTATGCTCACCTTTCCGCCAAGGAAGTGGAAAACGCCATCAAGGAAATTCTGGAGCAAATGGCATCCACCCTGCAATCGGGGGATCGCATTGAAATTCGCGGTTTTGGCAGTTTCTCGCTGCATTACCGCGCTCCCCGCCTGGGTCGCAATCCCAAGACCGGCGAAAAGGTGGAGCTTAACGGCAAATACGTGCCCCACTTCAAACCGGGCAAGGAATTGCGCGAGCGGGTAAACCCGGCTTGA